The segment TAACAAAATATCGTCAGTTAATCAAGATTTTTATATGGTGACTTAGGGGGAATGAAACATCTGATGAAAATAAAAAATAATCCGTCCCCACTTTCGGCAAGTTGAACGGATTATTTCTGTAAATATGAGCCACCGTCTTAAACGGTTCTACTGAGAGTTGGATTGCCGTCCAACTCTTTTTCTGTGCTCATTCTATCAGAATATCAACCGTTCGTCAATAAATATAATGGGAATTAGGAGGGCGAGAGGCTAGGCAAAAAGCCCAGCGCCACTTCTTAGAGTTCGTGTCAACATCTCAGCGCAGTGGTTGATTGGCAGATTTATTCGTGTTTCACACTCCAAATCCGACCTAATCAACTGTGCGGGGGTGGGAAGACGAACTCTTTTTTATACCAGTCGAGTTCTTTCCCACTCCCTGAATTATACAAATAATTTACGGAGTAGAGTCTTTTTCATCTCTTTCAAGCTAGCCAACTTGTCCTCCACTTGAGCAATCTCTTGGTCAAGGGTTTGGAAGAAAGTGCCGATAGCTTCCTGTTCGGGGAGGGATGGGAGTTGAACTAAAATAGAACCAAATAAATCCAGATCTAAATTTCTTCGAACAATACTTGCACCTTGAACCGACGCTTGAGCATATTCAAAGAACATCTTCGGTAAACGTAAAACCGTAGCCAAATAAAGTTCATTTGGGCCATTTATATTAAATACTTTGTAACTAGGAGACACAATCCCAATTTCAAATTTAGCATTATAATTGATGTTTCCTAACCATAAATTTTGAGGTGATAAAACAACCATTCCTCTTTTTATTATTTTGTATCCAATATTACTTTCTCCACTTACACGACCTGACCTTGGTTCTATTCCACTATTAGTAGAACTCAATAATTCAAATTGATTTTCAATCTCAGATTTCTTGTTATATTCAACCAAGACTTCCCCCAACTTGACTTCCTTCCAGTCGTCTTCAAAGCCTTGGAAGCGGAGGGCTGGTTTGGTTTGTCCCTTGGCTGGAAAGAGGAGTTTGAGATAGGTCTTCTTCTGCTCCTTGAGCGTGTCCAACTTACGCTGTTGAAGGGTGATGTGGCGGTCCAGGGTGGAGAAGAAAGTGCCGATGGCTTCTTGTTCGGGGAGGGAGGGGATGACAAAATTTAATGTCGAAAAATCAGAATAACTTATACTCCGTCCATCCCTTATTCCATATGTAACTGTTTCAAGTTTTTTTATGAAATTCGGACTAGTTAACACATGTCGCCAAAATTTTGACGAGTTTTCTTCCTTAAAATCCAATATTGTGTAGGCAGGTGATGTCAGTCCCTCTATCTCAGACCATGCAAATCCTCCTTGAAATGATCGAAGATGAATTACAAATTGACCCGGTAAAACACGCTTATAATTCGCTACCGCTTCCTTATCATATTTGATGTCAATTCCTATTTCATCTCGTCTAATCATCCCAAGTTCTTGAGAAGCTGACAAAATTGGTAAATCTGCATACCCTTTGTCAGACACAATCTTAAAAATCTCCATTGCCTTCCGCAGTTCCCAAGCGTCAGTGTAGCCTTGAAAACGATAATGTGGCAACTTCTTAGTCATTTGTAACTCCAATCCCTGATAAAAATTCTTTCGAAACAATATACTCACTCCATTTTTTACCATCTACCAATCGTTCTTTATTGACTAGTAAGTAGTGTATTTGCTCGGAGTTACTAACTTTTAACTTCTTAGCCAAAGCGTCAGATCTATCAGTAATATCTTGAGAGTTATCTAAATCAACTATGATAAATTTTTTTCCATCCCTCTCTATAAGCGTTCGTATAATCCCATTTATATGTTCATCATCAATATTGAAACCAAAACCAATAGAGCAAATAAAATCAGATTGTTTTAACTGATTGTAAAAGTCAACATACTTTATTGACATATCTATGGACGTCATAGGCTTCGTACCACTTTGTGTAAATATCAATGGCACAGCAAAATGAGAGTAATTATTAAATACCTCTTTCGAAATAACAGTATTCATATAAGGATCATAGTACTCATTGAGACTTCCATTTAAAAATATAACCTCATGGTCTTTAAGTTTTTGACCAATTAAATTATTAACATAATTTGAAGTGGCTACTGTAGTTATCTCAATAGTATCTTGTTCACTTAAATCATCATAATATTCTGTGTTATCATCAGTGATAGTACATGTTCCTTCAATATATTCATGAACAGAATGTAAAAATATACTAATATTGCAAAATTTCCCCCACTCAGTTTTTGGGGTATAAAGATAATGCCAATTACTATCAATTACAGATTTGTAATCAAGAACATCAGCATAGATTTGTTCTATGATGTCAAAAGCCACATCAACAATAATATGGGGATCAATTGGTCTAGAACGAGATAATAGCTCCAGCCCCTTGACACCAGCAGACTGATAATTAACAGATAAATTTCCTCCTAGATCATCAAATATATCTAGCTCAATATCATCCTTT is part of the Streptococcus suis genome and harbors:
- a CDS encoding restriction endonuclease subunit S; protein product: MTKKLPHYRFQGYTDAWELRKAMEIFKIVSDKGYADLPILSASQELGMIRRDEIGIDIKYDKEAVANYKRVLPGQFVIHLRSFQGGFAWSEIEGLTSPAYTILDFKEENSSKFWRHVLTSPNFIKKLETVTYGIRDGRSISYSDFSTLNFVIPSLPEQEAIGTFFSTLDRHITLQQRKLDTLKEQKKTYLKLLFPAKGQTKPALRFQGFEDDWKEVKLGEVLVEYNKKSEIENQFELLSSTNSGIEPRSGRVSGESNIGYKIIKRGMVVLSPQNLWLGNINYNAKFEIGIVSPSYKVFNINGPNELYLATVLRLPKMFFEYAQASVQGASIVRRNLDLDLFGSILVQLPSLPEQEAIGTFFQTLDQEIAQVEDKLASLKEMKKTLLRKLFV